Within the Saccharomonospora amisosensis genome, the region AGTGCCCTGGCGGGAGCAGGTGTTCTTGTCGTGGGCCGGGCTGCGCGGTGCCGTGCCCATCGTGCTGGCCACCATTCCGCTGGCGGAGGGGATCGCGGGCGCGCAGCGGCTCGTCGACGCCGTTTTCGTGCTGGTGATCGTGTTCACCCTCGTGCAGGGCGCGTTGCTGACCCCGCTGGCGAAGCTGCTGCGGGTCGCCAAACCCTCCGAACCCAGGGAGATCGAGGTTGACGCCGCGCCGCTGGACGAACTGGAAGCGGTGCTGCTGCAGGTTCGCATCCAGCAGGGCTCGCGGCTGCACGGCGTGTACCTGGCCGAGTTGCGGTTGCCCACCGGTGCCGGGGTGAGCCTGGTGGTGCGAAGGGGCGCCGGATTCACCCCGCAGGACACCACCAGGTTGCAGGAGGGAGACCAACTGCTGGTGGTCACCACCGAACAGGCAAGGGCGGCCACCGAACGCAGGCTGCGGGCGGTCTCCCGTGCGGGCCCTATCGCGAAGTGGCGAGGCGAGTCGGGAGACTGACCCACCGCCAGGTGCTGCCTGCGGGGCCGGTGGCGCAGCAGTGGACAATGGAGCGGTGAGCACAGAGCAGCAGCCGGAACCCACTGCCGCGGCCGAACAGTCGCAGTCCGACCCGCCGAAACGGCGCGTCGTGCTGCTGGCCGTGGTGGCCGTGCTCGCCTACGCCGTCGACCTGATCACCAAGATCGTCGCGACGGCGACGCTGGAGGGTGAGCTGCCCGTTCGCATCCTCGGCGGCGCGGTCTACCTGCAACTCGTGCGCAATCCCTACGCAGCGTTCGGCATGGATTTCGGGGGCACCTGGATTCTCGCGGTCGTCGCCATCGCGGTTGCGGTGGCGATCATCTGGTTCGCCAGGCGACTGCGCTCGCCGGGCTGGGCAGTCGGGCTCGGTCTGATCCTTGCGGGTGCACTGGGCAACCTCACCGACCGCGTGTTCCGCGCGCCCGCGCTGTTGCAGGGGCACGTGGTCGACTTCATCTCCGTGTTCGCGCCCAACGGCGAACTCTTCCCGGTGTTCAACGCGGCGGACTCGGCCATTACCGTCGGTGCGGCCATTGTCGTGCTGCTCGCGGTGCTCGGCAGGGACTACGACGGCACGCGGGTGCGTAAGGCGCGGCACCCGGAGGAGCGTTCGTGAGCACACGGATGCTGCCCATACCGGAGGGGCTCGACGGTATGCGGGTGGACGCCGGGTTGGCCAGGCTGCTCGGGTTGTCCCGCACCGTGGTCGCCGACCTGGCCGAGTCGGGTGAGGTGCTGCTCGACGGCCGACCCGCCGCGAAGTCCGATCGGCTTGCCGCGGGTGGGTTGCTGGAGGTCCGGCTGCCGGAGCCGGAGCAGCCGGTGCGGGTGGTCGCCGAGCCCGTCGAAGGCATGCGTGTGCTCTACGACGACGAGGACATCGTGGTGGTGGACAAGCCTGTCGGGGTCGCGGTGCATCCCAGCCCCGGCTGGACCGGCCCGACAGTGGTGGGCGGGCTGGCCGCCGCGGGACTGCGTATCTCCACGTCGGGCGCCGCAGAGCGGCAGGGCGTCGTGCACCGCCTGGACGCGGGCACCACGGGCGTGATGGTGGTGGCCAAGAGCGAGCACGCCTACACGGTGCTGAAACGGGCGTTCAAGGAACGCACGGTGCTCAAGGGCTACCACGCGCTGGTGCAGGGGCATCCGGACCCGACCAAGGGCACCATCGACGCGCCCATCGACCGGCACCCGCGCCACGACTACAAGTTTGCCGTCGTGGCGGGTGGTAGGCCGTCGGTGACGCATTACGAGGTGATCGAGGCGTTCCGGGCAGCTTCGCTGGTGGACATCAAGTTGGAAACCGGGCGGACCCACCAGATCCGCGTGCATTTCGCGGCGCTGCGGCACCCGTGTGTCGGCGACCTGACCTACGGCGCCGACCCGGTGCTGGCCCGCAAGCTGGGGCTGACCCGGCAGTGGCTGCACGCCCGCACGCTGGGTTTCGCGCACCCCGCCGACGGCCGGTGGGTGGAGTTCACCAGCGAGTATCCCGCCGACCTCGCGGCCGCGCTCGACAAGTTGCGGGCGCAGACCTGACGCTAGGCCTCGATCGACCAGGTCAGCGAGCGTTCGTCGGGTTCGGGTCGGGGACTCCACCGCACCGACGTGATACGCAGACCCTCCGGCACCACGTACACGGTGTGGCCGCCGCTGGTCTCGCCGGGCCCTACGCCGATCTTGTGCGGCGGGCGCGACGTCAGCGACACCGGTGCCTTGGTGATCGCCTTGCCGTCCGCGGTGATCAGTTCGAGGTAGTTGTCCGGCAGCGACGCGAACGCGATCTTTCCCTCGTTGGTCACCTCGGTATGCACGACGATCGCCCGCTCGCCCTGCTCGAGCCGGTAGCCCGCGGCGCCGAACAGGAAGTCGGCGGGGTCTTGCACCTCCAACAGCTGGATCGCGAGTTGCTCACCTTCGAGACCCTGGGTGTGCAGCAGCTCGCCCGCGCGGCCGGCGCGAGTGGGTGGTGTCCCGCCGGGCGGGGCCGGTCGCTGGTCGCCGCGTGCCCACAGCGCACTCTGCGGTGGCCCCCATGTGCTCATGGCCGGATCCGGTGGCTGTGGGGACTGCTGCTGTGGGGACTGCTGCTGTGAGGGCTGCTGCTGTGGGAACTGCTGTTGCTGTGGCGGTGGGTGCTGTGGCGGCTGTGGGTGTGCCGGTTGCCCGGCCGGGT harbors:
- the lspA gene encoding signal peptidase II — translated: MSTEQQPEPTAAAEQSQSDPPKRRVVLLAVVAVLAYAVDLITKIVATATLEGELPVRILGGAVYLQLVRNPYAAFGMDFGGTWILAVVAIAVAVAIIWFARRLRSPGWAVGLGLILAGALGNLTDRVFRAPALLQGHVVDFISVFAPNGELFPVFNAADSAITVGAAIVVLLAVLGRDYDGTRVRKARHPEERS
- a CDS encoding RluA family pseudouridine synthase, producing the protein MSTRMLPIPEGLDGMRVDAGLARLLGLSRTVVADLAESGEVLLDGRPAAKSDRLAAGGLLEVRLPEPEQPVRVVAEPVEGMRVLYDDEDIVVVDKPVGVAVHPSPGWTGPTVVGGLAAAGLRISTSGAAERQGVVHRLDAGTTGVMVVAKSEHAYTVLKRAFKERTVLKGYHALVQGHPDPTKGTIDAPIDRHPRHDYKFAVVAGGRPSVTHYEVIEAFRAASLVDIKLETGRTHQIRVHFAALRHPCVGDLTYGADPVLARKLGLTRQWLHARTLGFAHPADGRWVEFTSEYPADLAAALDKLRAQT
- a CDS encoding AsnC family protein, which codes for MAVTDPVDARLLAALAEVGKAAVHELAARLGMDPREVAYRLVNLSATGLPLLVGVESDPNGLRAALASSPAPGSHAQPRQVHGTHSGAYPVHGTPSGAYQVRGMPSGAYPVHGAPSGPYAPPGVSAGHPAGQPAHPQPPQHPPPQQQQFPQQQPSQQQSPQQQSPQPPDPAMSTWGPPQSALWARGDQRPAPPGGTPPTRAGRAGELLHTQGLEGEQLAIQLLEVQDPADFLFGAAGYRLEQGERAIVVHTEVTNEGKIAFASLPDNYLELITADGKAITKAPVSLTSRPPHKIGVGPGETSGGHTVYVVPEGLRITSVRWSPRPEPDERSLTWSIEA